A genomic region of Papaver somniferum cultivar HN1 chromosome 7, ASM357369v1, whole genome shotgun sequence contains the following coding sequences:
- the LOC113296874 gene encoding cell division cycle 5-like protein produces the protein MRIMIKGGVWKNTEDEILKAAVMKYGKNQWARISSLLVRKSAKQCKARWYEWLDPSIKKTEWTREEDEKLLHLAKLMPTQWRTIAPIVGRTPSQCLERYEKLLDAACVKDENYEPNDDPRKLRPGEIDPNPESKPARPDPVDMDEDEKEMLSEARARLANTRGKKAKRKAREKQLEEARRLASLQKRRELKAAGIDNRQRKRKRKGIDYNAEIPFEKKPPAGFYDIVDEDRPVEQPQFPTTIEELEGKRRADVEAQLRKQDVAKNKIAQRQDAPSSVLQVNKLNDPETVRKRSKLMLPAPQITDHELEEIAKMGFASDLLAGSEAEGSGATRALLANYSQTPRQGMTPFRTPQRTPGGKADAIMMEAENLARLRESQTPLLGGDNPDLHPSDFSGVTPKRRDIQTPNPMATPLSTPGASGVTPRIGMTPSNDAYSSGMTPRGTPLRDELHINEDMDMPESLKHDLHRQAELRRNLQSGLINLPQPRNEYQIVIQPLPQGNDEPEDMIEEDMSDRIAREKAEEEARQQALLKKRSKVLQRELPRPPPASLELIRNSLVRTDEDKSSFVPPTPIEQADEMVRKELLGLLEHDNAKYPLDEKVEKEKKKGGKRASNGKSASIPEIEDFEEEEMKEADLLIREEIQFLRVAMRHENEPIDEYVRVHDACLEDIMYFPARGAYGLSSVANNMEKLGALQNEFENVKKRMDDETKKAQRLEQKIKLLTHGYQMLGGKLWTQAEATFKQMDTAATELECFQALQKQEQLAASYRINGLEEEVKKQKELEKNLQHRYGNLIAEQDKIERLFEEYRSQEKLQEETKARELDLPSATNETDNAQSNGEQNSTATMDVDTSIAAVEEDKEVQLQGSNCEGPTDEMNIDPSTDSMAVDLGGSAEISKEETNGLGCDGNQMSEIPKENEPEIPKKDEQIVDTISDQNSKADDISSNGDGITQHAADDLSKEAPSADENLIQKPTEMVDAVTDLVSETTESGDGRE, from the exons ATGAGGATTATGATTAAGGGTGGTGTTTGGAAGAACACCGAAGATGAAATTCTTAAAGCTGCCGTTATGAAGTATGGTAAAAATCAATGGGCTAGAATATCATCTCTTCTTGTTCGTAAATCTGCTAAACAATGTAAAGCTAGGTGGTATGAATGGCTCGATCCATCTATTAAAAAg ACCGAGTGGacaagagaagaagatgagaaactGCTCCATCTTGCTAAACTTATGCCAACACAATGGAGAACAATTGCTCCAATTGTCGGGCGAACTCCTTCTCAGTGTCTTGAGCGTTATGAGAAGCTGCTTGATGCCGCTTGTGTTAAGGATGAGAATTATGAACCCAATGACGATCCTAGGAAGTTGCGTCCTGGAGAGATTGATCCTAATCCTGAGTCAAAGCCCGCTCGTCCTGATCCCGTCGATATGGATGAAGATGAGAAGGAAATGCTCTCTGAAGCACGTGCTAGATTAGCCAACACTAGAGGGAAAAAAGCAAAGAGAAAAGCCAGGGAGAAGCAGCTCGAGGAGGCGAGGAGGCTTGCTTCTTTGCAGAAAAGGAGGGAACTAAAGGCAGCTGGAATTGATAATAGGCAGCGAAAGAGGAAAAGGAAGGGTATAGATTATAATGCTGAGATCCCCTTTGAGAAGAAGCCTCCAGCAGGGTTCTATGATATTGTGGATGAGGACAGACCAGTGGAACAACCTCAGTTTCCGACCACCATCGAGGAACTTGAGGGCAAAAGGAGGGCTGATGTGGAAGCACAGTTAAGAAAGCAGGATGTTGCCAAAAACAAAAttgctcagaggcaggatgccCCATCATCAGTATTGCAAGTTAACAAGCTAAATGATCCAGAAACTGTTAGGAAGAGGTCAAAACTGATGCTTCCTGCACCACAAATAACAGATCATGAATTGGAGGAGATTGCGAAGATGGGTTTTGCTAGTGATCTTCTTGCAGGGAGTGAGGCGGAAGGAAGTGGTGCTACACGTGCACTTCTTGCAAATTACTCTCAGACCCCTCGACAGGGAATGACACCTTTTAGAACTCCCCAAAGAACACCTGGTGGGAAGGCGGATGCGATTATGATGGAGGCTGAGAACCTTGCTAGGTTGAGAGAGTCCCAAACCCCATTACTTGGTGGTGATAATCCAGATTTGCATCCATCTGACTTTTCAGGTGTTACACCGAAAAGGAGGGATATCCAGACACCTAACCCGATGGCTACTCCTTTATCTACTCCTGGAGCCAGTGGTGTCACCCCCAGAATTGGCATGACACCATCAAATGATGCGTATTCATCAGGTATGACACCCAGAGGAACTCCTCTTCGAGATGAGCTTCACATTAATGAAGATATGGATATGCCTGAGAGTTTGAAGCATGACCTCCATAGACAGGCTGAGTTAAGAAGAAACTTGCAATCTGGTTTAATCAACCTTCCACAACCCAGAAATGAGTATCAAATAGTTATCCAACCACTTCCTCAGGGTAATGACGAACCCGAGGATATGATTGAAGAAGACATGTCAGATAGAATAGCTAGAGAGAAGGCTGAAGAAGAAGCAAGACAGCAGGCATTACTTAAGAAGAGATCAAAAGTACTTCAAAGGGAGCTTCCTAGACCTCCTCCTGCTTCACTGGAGCTTATTAGGAACTCATTGGTGAGGACTGATGAAGACAAGAGTTCTTTTGTTCCTCCTACTCCGATTGAGCAGGCTGATGAGATGGTGAGAAAGGAGCTTTTAGGTTTATTGGAGCATGATAATGCCAAATACCCACTTGATGAGAAAGtagagaaggagaaaaagaaagggGGAAAACGTGCCTCAAACGGAAAATCAGCCTCTATTCCTGAGATTGAGgactttgaagaagaagaaatgaaagag GCTGATTTGTTGATAAGGGAAGAGATTCAGTTTCTCCGTGTGGCAATGCGGCATGAAAATGAACCGATTGATGAATATGTCAGAGTTCATGATGCATGCCTAGAAGATATCATGTACTTTCCTGCTCGTGGTGCCTATGGTCTCTCAAGTGTCGCTAATAACATGGAGAAGCTGGGAGCCTTGCAGAATGAGTTTGAGAATGTGAAAAAGAGGATGGATGATGAAACTAAGAAAGCACAACGCCTTGAACAGAAGATAAAGCTGCTCACACATGGTTACCAG ATGCTTGGTGGAAAACTTTGGACCCAAGCAGAGGCGACCTTTAAACAGATGGATACTGCTGCTACAGAACTTGAATGCTTTCAAGCTTTACAAAAGCAAGAGCAGTTGGCAGCATCCTACAGGATCAATGGCTTGGAGGAAGAAGTCAAGAAGCAGAAGGAgcttgagaaaaatcttcagcaCCGATATGGGAACCTCATTGCAGAGCAGGATAAGATTGAAAGGCTTTTCGAAGAATAtcgatcacaagaaaaattacaggAAGAAACTAAAGCACGTGAGCTTGATTTGCCATCTGCTACGAATGAAACAGATAATGCTCAGTCCAATGGTGAACAGAACTCAACTGCAACCATGGACGTAGATACATCTATTGCTGCAGTAGAGGAAGACAAAGAAGTTCAATTACAAGGAAGTAACTGCGAAGGCCCTACTGATGAGATGAACATCGATCCAAGTACCGACTCAATGGCAGTTGATTTAGGGGGCAGTGCTGAAATTTCCAAGGAGGAAACAAATGGGTTGGGTTGTGATGGTAATCAAATGTCTGAAATACCAAAGGAGAACGAGCCTGAAATACCAAAGAAGGACGAGCAAATTGTTGATACAATTTCTGATCAAAACAGTAAAGCAGATGATATTTCTAGCAATGGAGATGGTATAACTCAACATGCAGCCGATGATTTATCAAAGGAGGCTCCATCTGCAGATGAGAATTTGATTCAAAAGCCTACTGAAATGGTTGATGCTGTCACTGATTTGGTCTCAGAAACTACAGAAAGTGGGGATGGTAGGGAGTGA
- the LOC113296875 gene encoding protein LIGHT-DEPENDENT SHORT HYPOCOTYLS 3-like, which translates to MDTEAEGDDATTDQNAMSNSSTDSMNIGSSSSSSAAAPASSNRYENQKRRDWNTFGQYLRNHRPPLSLSRCSGAHVLEFLRYLDQFGKTKVHIQICPFFGQPNPPAPCPCPLRQAWGSLDALIGRLRAAFEEHGGKPEANPFGARAVRLFLREVREFQAKSRGISYEKKKRNKNKLPQQQETSTSSQLSLPPPDAI; encoded by the coding sequence ATGGATACGGAAGCAGAAGGAGATGATGCAACCACTGATCAAAACGCCATGTCCAACAGCAGTACCGACTCCATGAATATTGgaagttcttcatcttcttctgctgctgctcctgcttcTTCAAACCGATATGAAAATCAAAAGCGTCGTGACTGGAACACTTTCGGACAATACCTAAGGAATCACAGACCTCCACTTTCCCTATCTAGATGCAGTGGTGCTCATGTTCTAGAATTCCTTCGGTATCTGGATCAATTTGGTAAAACTAAAGTTCATATTCAGATCTGCCCTTTCTTTGGTCAACCAAATCCACCAGCTCCATGTCCTTGTCCACTTCGCCAAGCTTGGGGTAGTCTTGATGCACTCATCGGTCGACTTAGGGCTGCATTTGAAGAACATGGAGGTAAGCCTGAAGCTAATCCATTTGGTGCTCGAGCTGTTAGACTTTTCTTACGTGAAGTTCGTGAGTTTCAAGCTAAATCTAGAGGTATTAGttatgagaagaagaaaagaaataagaacaAATTGCCACAGCAACAGGAAACTTCAACATCATCACAGTTGTCTTTACCACCTCCTGATGCTATCTAG